In a single window of the Silurus meridionalis isolate SWU-2019-XX chromosome 8, ASM1480568v1, whole genome shotgun sequence genome:
- the cln8 gene encoding protein CLN8 has protein sequence MASVGNGAFELDYSSTSVQLQLIGLGFGFYTVVFLLSHFLSVLMSQTYRSLSTKEKVFWCLAATRASFGVQGSWAGLRALMEDGPVFSDKMRGQSSWSWFTVLTGCGFFLFENTALHASNLAFRSFDVPLAAHHAFALAGFVGTVLYRDMGHFLPVVTLLLEMSTPFTCVSWMMLKAGLSLTILWRANQWLMIHMFHCRMVLMYYMWWVCWCNWTEMLVYVPLLQRLIFFTGLALLTLIINPLWMHKKTMQLLNPVDWNFSNKPAPENCPTGGKIHRN, from the exons CGTCCGTAGGGAATGGAGCCTTCGAACTGGATTACAGCTCCACATCTGTACAGCTGCAGCTCATTGGCCTCGGCTTCGGCTTCTACACCGTCGTCTTCCTCCTGTCCCACTTCCTCTCTGTCCTGATGTCCCAGACCTACCGCTCTCTGTCCACGAAAGAGAAG gtGTTCTGGTGTTTGGCAGCGACGCGGGCGAGTTTCGGCGTGCAGGGTTCATGGGCGGGGTTACGTGCTCTGATGGAGGACGGCCCCGTGTTCAGTGATAAGATGCGTGGACAGAGCAGCTGGTCCTGGTTCACTGTGCTGACGGGGTGCGGGTTCTTCTTGTTCGAGAACACGGCACTTCACGCGTCCAACCTGGCATTCAGATCGTTCGACGTTCCGCTCGCCGCTCACCACGCCTTCGCCCTGGCCGGATTTGTCGGCACCGTCCTGTACAGGGACATGGGACACTTCCTGCCTGTTGTGACGCTGCTGCTGGAGATGAGCACACCGTTCACCTGCGTCTCCTGGATGATGCTCAAG gctGGTTTGTCTCTTACCATATTGTGGAGAGCGAATCAGTGGTTGATGATCCACATGTTCCACTGCCGCATGGTGCTGATGTACTACATGTGGTGGGTGTGTTGGTGTAACTGGACTGAGATGCTCGTGTACGTTCCTCTGCTCCAGCGCCTTATCTTCTTCACAGGCCTGGCGCtcctcacactcatcatcaACCCCTTGTGGATGCACAAAAAGACCATGCAGCTACTCAACCCTGTCGACTGGAACTTCAGCAACAAACCGGCACCCGAGAACTGCCCCACAGGGGGTAAAATACACCGTAACTGA